The Coccidioides posadasii str. Silveira chromosome 2, complete sequence genomic interval GTCACCTGTTATGGGTCCTGGAATCAGTTTTCTTCTAATAGGGCTGAATGGCCGCACCTATTCGTTGCAATGGTGATAGCCCAACCGTTGAAAGCTTCAAGGCCAAGTTCTATGAAACTTAACCCCGGTTATATAAATAGCTATGTTCCTCCTCTTTGAAGGTGAAGGACTTCTAGCTCTCAGCGGTCGTACCGAAGACGCGCACTTTTCTATGGTGACGACATCAAAATCGACAGGAATGGAGAGAATAGACGAACTTGCTGATTGCACAAACTCCATTATGATTTGGGACGCCAGCCGAACTTTGATATACCTTATAGGGTCTGAGAATCGCTAAAGCAAAATTCCGAGTCAACGAAACGTTGGAGATCAATCTAATCCTGGGTATCTCGCTCGCATTTGGGGCTGGATTTGATGTGAAAAGAATAACATAGCCAGTATGCCCAAATGAGCCTGCGTCCACAAAATGAGACCATCCGTACATCCAAGGACGTGGGAAGGTGCCTAAGCTGTGGAAATGATACTCCCCAGAGATATCCAGGGGGGAGGTCAAGTAAGCTAAAGGCGAAACTTGAAAGCATGGAAAGCCTCCTCCAAGCTGAAGGGAGAAGGAAAGCCTTCACTGCCTTGGCCTGCATAGATCAGTGAAAGTAGGtagggcaaaaaaaaaaaaaaagaaatatgtTTGAGGAGACGGAGAATATATTGCATCGACAACAGCCAAAATGTGATGCAACACGTTACCCACGTACATGATGGGTGAGCGCTGCAGCCTCCATGCTGGGATTTTAGTTTAATATCCTGCTGCCTCGTGCGAATTTGTTGTGCTATTAGGTATCCCCGATAGGTAGAAGGTGAGTTCAAAACAACCATATAATCTTGGCTTCGCAAGCCACTTGGAGAAGTTCGATGTACACCACGCGAGGATGATTTTGGAAAGGGTATTGTGACATCTTTCCCTTCCAAGTCGAGTTTGAGTGGTTGAGCCTGGAAATCTGTCACAAAACTGTGAGTCTTGGGCATAACTTATCATGAGCCCTGCTGGTTTCATGTTGGATAATACCCGGTCCTGTCATCATCAACGAAATTATTTCCGGGGACTATCATTTCTGCTATCTGCACTGAACGAAAATTCATCTTGGTTGCCTCTGCGGTTGTCTCATGGTTCATTCTGAATAGTTTTCTCTGGCAAGGAGGTTAGATCTCaaacatagcaagcataTAGTAATTTGCTCTGATGCAGTAGTTAACTATTCACTGGGTTGCGCAACCCAGCCTCAGAAGAGTACCATCAAACAAGCAGCAACTTAAGTTTCGGGTTAATAGGTctgactactccgtacttccgAACCAACTGAATGCTCAGGGCACTCACATGTCTCACAAAGCGATTTCGCTGTAGCTCATAGTTTCCAGTGTTTAAGACAAGCGTCCCTGTTGACAACTTCCAGGGCAATTAGCATCAGAAGTCAACTTAACACAAGCAGAGCAGTTGTTGAGACAGTAATTGTTGAATTCAATAACTTTCTCCTCTGTATTCCATACTACCGACAGAGAattgccctttttctttttttttttttccttttttttttttttttcccctgtAGGCCTGATGTCATCTTGGAGGGGTACAGCTACTCTTGTCGGCTATGTAGTTTACTAGTTGAGGAGTTTTGTGCGGCCATGGATTGAAGCTTGGGAATGCTGCAACAAGGGAAATGTaaatatatcaagaaataaTTCCCGCACTGCATGAACATACTATTTAGCTAGATTGTTCATGATTTGACTTCGGGCAGAGTGATCACATCAACAACTCCCTCATGTTGCAGCAAAGGGGCTGGTGACATCTCACCGGGTGATGAAATCCCCCACTAGTTTAATCGCAACTCCTTCACAGCTCCCTCCCCTCCCTATACAATCCTACAAGCTCACAAAAATTTTGGACGGACATATTCTTAGAAtaatactttgaatttcatACTCTACTATCCATTATTAATCCTTAATACTGGTGTTATTTTGAATTTTCCAACCGTCTTTGCACTGCATCGAACATGTCCAACTCCACCGGAGAGGGGTCTGCAGTCCCCGCCGCAAGCCGGGGATCATGGTCTTCATTCCTTAAGGTAAGTGAACCTTGATTCTATTCCTGCGTTGTTGTCTTCCGAGCTCTTGAAGCTAATATTAAACAATCAGTCCATTGCGTCCTTCAACGGTGACCTGTCCTCCCTGACGGCTCCTCCTTTCATCCTCTCCGGTACCTCCCTCGTTGAATACTCCGCCTACTGGGCCGAACACCCAGCACTATTTGTTGCCCCCGCAAAAGAGCCAGATCCTGCGAAGAGGGCTTTACTGGTGCTGAAGTGGTTCTTGAGTACCCTGCACCAGCAATATGCAACGAGAAGCGAGAAACTGGGAAGCGAGAAGAAGCCATTGAATCCGTTCTTGGGAGAACTGTTCTTGGGGAAATGGGAGGATGATGCGGATATCGGAGAGACGAAGCTATTCAGTGAACAAGTTAGGTATGTTCACTTCTTATCTTCGTTGACTGGATGGCTACTTTGGCCCTGGTGGCTAATCCGAGGATACTGCGATATAGCCACCATCCACCTGTGACGGCGTATTCGATCGAGAATGTAAAGCATGGTGTTGAGGTATGTATTCGATATGTTACGTTAGTGAACCGGTACTAATAACGCGGTAGTTACAAGGTTACAACGCCCAAAAGGCCTCTTTCTCGAGCACGATCAACATAAAGCAGATCGGCCACGCATTATATTCATTCCCCACACCCGGTGCCTCCGCAGCTGAGCGTGAAACCTACCTCATCACTCTACCTTCCCTGCATATTGAGTCCCTAATATACGGCACGCCTTTCGTCGAGTTGGACCGCTCAAGTCATATCATCAGTTCTACAGGCTACATCGCGAAAATCGACTACTCCGGTAAAGGTTGGCTAAGCGGCAAAAAGAACACTTTCAGCGCAGTCTTATACCACGAGAGCGAAGGAGAGAAGAGCCCAATCTACACCGCTGACGGCCAATGGTCGAAAGAGTTTGTGATCAGGGAAGCAAGAGGCAAAAAGCGAGAAATTGAAAAATACAACGCCAAAACCACGAAGACCACCCCCCTCACACTTGCGAAGCTAGAAGATCAGGATATATATGAATCCCGTCGCGCATGGAGGGACGTCGCCGAGGCCATTGAACGTGGGGACATGGACGCTACCTCCGTGGCTAAGACCAAGATCGAAAATGCCCAGAGAGAGCTACGCAAGatagaaagagaagaagggcGGGAATGGGAGCGTAGATTTTTCAAAAGGGTGGATATCGGTGATGATGACGTGTTCAAGACGCTGCTCCGCAGGTTGGGCGTGAGCGATCCTACCCCTGCGGCCATCGAAAGCGATAAGACGAACGGGGTGTGGAGGTTCGACCCCGCCTTAGCGAAGGATGCAGTTACGCCGTACTATAAGGATGCAGGCCGAGGCCTTGGACTTGAACCCATTGTCGAACCCGTTTCTACAGAGACCGAGAGTACGGCCTAAAAGGTAAAGCTGTATACCTCGTATTATTCACTTTCTTTCTCTACATCCTTTTCTTTCACAGATTCATGTTTATGGGTGACTGTGGCATTCCATTACATGATTCCCTCAAGAATTTTTAACCTCATACACACATACAAATAATAGCTTCCTACTCTATCCCTAGATGAGGGTTGTTTGTCTTTGTGGGATGGGGAGCTCTAGAGCGCCT includes:
- the KES1 gene encoding Oxysterol binding protein (EggNog:ENOG410PH58~COG:T~BUSCO:7337at33183), encoding MSNSTGEGSAVPAASRGSWSSFLKSIASFNGDLSSLTAPPFILSGTSLVEYSAYWAEHPALFVAPAKEPDPAKRALLVLKWFLSTLHQQYATRSEKLGSEKKPLNPFLGELFLGKWEDDADIGETKLFSEQVSHHPPVTAYSIENVKHGVELQGYNAQKASFSSTINIKQIGHALYSFPTPGASAAERETYLITLPSLHIESLIYGTPFVELDRSSHIISSTGYIAKIDYSGKGWLSGKKNTFSAVLYHESEGEKSPIYTADGQWSKEFVIREARGKKREIEKYNAKTTKTTPLTLAKLEDQDIYESRRAWRDVAEAIERGDMDATSVAKTKIENAQRELRKIEREEGREWERRFFKRVDIGDDDVFKTLLRRLGVSDPTPAAIESDKTNGVWRFDPALAKDAVTPYYKDAGRGLGLEPIVEPVSTETESTA